The Sphingopyxis sp. BE259 nucleotide sequence CTTCATCCTCGCCGCCGCAGATCACTTCGCCCGCCGGGGTGGTGCGGATGTAGAGATAGGGATCGGCCGCCTCCCAGATCATCGCTGCGGTCGGCCAAATCGCGCGCGGCTGCGGCTTGGTCGCGATCGACCAGCTGGAGATGATTGTGTTCCCCTTGCGCGGCACCCCCTTCATCATCTCATAGCCTGTCGCGACGACCAGCGTGCGCGCGCGGATTTCGCGGCCATCGGCGCTCTGAAGCGTCACACCGCTCTCGCTGGGCGCCACGTCGCAAATGTCGACCGGGCTATAGACCCGCGCCCCGCGCCCGATCGCGACATTCAGATACCCGGCCGCCAGCTGGCGCGGATCGGCCGAATAATTGCCGAAGCCGATGATCGCATGGCGTCCCTTGATCCCATAGCGGTCGAGCACCGCGGCGGGTTTCAGCAGCTCGATCTCGAACCCCGCGCGCCGCCGCGCTTCGGCCTCGCGCGCCAGACCCTCGGCATCGAGCACATTGCCGTGCAGATAGATCGAGCCGCGCGTCGCGGCGTCAACCTTCAGCCCCAGCCGCTCGGTCCGCTCGCGCAGCGCGTCGACCGACTGTCGCGAGCGGCGCCACAGCCGTTCGGCGCGGTCGCGCCCGATCTGCTCGGCCAATAGCGACAGCGGGGTGTCGATTTCATATTGCAGCATCGCGGTCGATGCGGCGGTCGATCCCTCCAGCGGGCCGCGGCGGTCGACGACGACGACCTTTAAGCCCGCCTCTGACAGCGTTTCGGCGATCAGTGCGCCCGAAATGCCAGCGCCGATGATCACGACATCGCAACTGACGTCGCGGTTGAGCGGCTGGGTCGGGACGGTCGGGCGCCGCCGCGCCGACCAGATCGACTGGCCGGTCCGCAGATCGCGGTGATGCGTCGCGGATTCGGCGCTCGCGCGCGAGGGGGTCTTCGTCATGGGATGCTCCGTGCCGCGGTATGGGCGACACGCACCTAATTCACCGGGGCGCTCCCGGTTGCACGGCGTGACGCTATTTCCGGTCGAGCCCGATGCTCTCCAGCGTCGCGCCGCTGCATTTGTCGGCTTCCTTCGCCTCGCCATCGCCCGACAGCGCACCGATGACCAGGAATCCCGCGACGACAGCAACGACGAAGGCGCCGGTGACCCACACCAGATATTTGTCGATGAACGCCTTGATCGGTGCCCCGAACAATTTGAACAGGATGCCGACCAGCATGAACGAAAAGGCGCGGCTTGCCATGCTGGCCCACAAAAAGGTCCAGAAATTCATGTGGATGAACCCGGCGGTGATCGTCAGCAGCTTGAACGGGATCGGCGTTGCGCCCTTGATCAGGATGATCTCGGCGCCGAACTCGCGCAGGTAGCAGGCGGCGGGCGGGAAGGCCTCGGTCAGCCCGAGCACCCCGAGCAGCCACAGCCCGACGCTTTCATAGAGGAAAAAGCCGATCCCATAGCCGAACACGCCCCCCGCGACCGACGCGAGGGTGCAGATCAGCGCGTAACGCACCGCCTTTTGCGGATTGGCGAGGCACATCAGCCCCAGCATCGGGTGCGGCGGAATCGGGAAAAAACTTGCCTCGACGAACGACACGAGCGCCAGCCAATATTCGGCATGCGGATGCGCCGATTTTTCCATCGTCCAGTTATACATATTCTGGATCAGCGACTTGTTGCGGGTCGTGGCGGTCATGCTGGTCCTTGTCAAATGCCGCGCTCGCGACCGTCGCTGCTTCTATGCCGTTCGGGTCGAGCGAAGTCGAGACGCGTGACACGAGAAGCGTGCGCTCCCCAAGCGTGTCTAGACTTCGCTCGACACGAGCGGGATTATCAGTGCCGGAAATGCCGCATCCCGGTGAACACCATCGCGAGGCCCGCTGCGTTCGCCGCCGCAATCACTTCGTCGTCGCGGATCGAGCCGCCTGGCTGGATGACGCAGGTCGCGCCCGCCTCGACCGCCGCCAGCAGGCCGTCGGCGAAGGGGAAGAAGGCGTCGCTCGCCACCGCGCTGCCGACGGTGCGTGGGCTGGCCCAGCCGTGGCTCTCAGCAGCTTCGCGCGCCTTGACCGCGGCGATGCGCGCGCTGTCGCGGCGGTTCATCTGTCCCGCGCCGATGCCCGCGGTCGATCCGCCCTTGGCATAGACGATGGCGTTCGATTTCACATGCTTGGCGATGGTCCAAGCGAACAGCGCATCGGCCAGTTCCTCGTCGGACGGGGCGCGATCGGTCACGACCTTCAGGTCGGCGCGGGCGATGCGGCCATTGTCGCGGCTTTGCGCCAGCCAGCCGCCCGCGATCGTCTTCATCATCAGTCCGCCGCGTGCCGGATCGGGCAATTCGCCGGTCAGCAGCAGGCGGAGGTTCTTCTTTTTCGCAAACACCGCGCGCGCATCGGCGTCGGCATCGGGGGCGCAGACGACCTCGGTAAAGATGCCGCTGATCAGTTCAGCCGTCGCGCCGTCGAGGGGCCGGTTGACCGCAATGATGCCGCCGAACGCCGACACATCATCGCACTTCAGCGCCGCGTCATAGGCCTCGGCGATCGTCGCGGCGGTGGCGACGCCGCACGGATTGGCGTGTTTGACGATGACGCAGGTCGGATCGGCCGCGCGGAATTCGGCGACCAGTTCGAGCGCCGCATCGGCGTCGTTGATATTGTTGTAGCTAAGTTCCTTGCCCTGCACTTGTTCGGCCTGCGCGATCCCGCGCGACGACGGCCCGGCGGGCAGATACAACGCGGCCTTTTGGTGCGGATTCTCGCCATAGCGCAGTTCGGTCGCCAGCTTGGCGGTCAGCGGCAGCGTGTCGGGAAACAGTTTGCCCTGATCGGCAAAGGCGAACCAGCTGGCGATCATCCCGTCATAGGTTGCAGTGTGGGCGAAGGCGGTTGCAGCCAAGCGTTTGCGTAGCGCGAGAGTGGTCGCGCCGCCGTTCGCGTCCAGCTCGGCGATCACCGCAGCATAATCCTCAGGCTCGGTGACGATGTTCACAAAGGCGTGGTTTTTCGCCGACGATCGCACCATCGCGGGTCCGCCGATGTCGATATTCTCGATGATCTCGTCGCGCGCCGCGCCTTTCGCGACGGTCGCGGCGAACGGGTAGAGATTGACCACCACCAGGTCGATCGCGCCAATCCGGTGCTCGTCCATCGCCGCGACATGCGCCGCATCGTCGCGCACCGCCAGGATGCCGCCATGGACCGTCGGGTGCAGCGTCTTGACGCGGCCGTCCATCATCTCGGGAAAGCCGGTCAGGTCGGCGACATCGAGGACCATGTGTCCCGCCTCGCGCAGCGCCTTGGCCGTGCCGCCCGTCGACACCAGTTCGACGCCATGTTTGACGAGCGCAGCGGCAAGCTCGGTCAGCCCCGCCTTGTCGCTGACGGACAAGAGCGCGCGGCGGACGGGAATCAGATCGGTCATGGGAAAGGGCGGCCTTTGCAGGATGGGAAAGACGCCGCCCCCCTAGGCGGGTGGGGCTACTATCGCAACCCT carries:
- a CDS encoding FAD-binding oxidoreductase, encoding MTKTPSRASAESATHHRDLRTGQSIWSARRRPTVPTQPLNRDVSCDVVIIGAGISGALIAETLSEAGLKVVVVDRRGPLEGSTAASTAMLQYEIDTPLSLLAEQIGRDRAERLWRRSRQSVDALRERTERLGLKVDAATRGSIYLHGNVLDAEGLAREAEARRRAGFEIELLKPAAVLDRYGIKGRHAIIGFGNYSADPRQLAAGYLNVAIGRGARVYSPVDICDVAPSESGVTLQSADGREIRARTLVVATGYEMMKGVPRKGNTIISSWSIATKPQPRAIWPTAAMIWEAADPYLYIRTTPAGEVICGGEDEEISDADERDAKIAAKTATLSRKLGALLPMIDPTPVHAWAGSFGDSKTGTPTIGRIPRMPNCYAAMGYGGNGITFSMMAAQMLRGLICGDGDPDADLVSFSRKF
- the purH gene encoding bifunctional phosphoribosylaminoimidazolecarboxamide formyltransferase/IMP cyclohydrolase, which codes for MTDLIPVRRALLSVSDKAGLTELAAALVKHGVELVSTGGTAKALREAGHMVLDVADLTGFPEMMDGRVKTLHPTVHGGILAVRDDAAHVAAMDEHRIGAIDLVVVNLYPFAATVAKGAARDEIIENIDIGGPAMVRSSAKNHAFVNIVTEPEDYAAVIAELDANGGATTLALRKRLAATAFAHTATYDGMIASWFAFADQGKLFPDTLPLTAKLATELRYGENPHQKAALYLPAGPSSRGIAQAEQVQGKELSYNNINDADAALELVAEFRAADPTCVIVKHANPCGVATAATIAEAYDAALKCDDVSAFGGIIAVNRPLDGATAELISGIFTEVVCAPDADADARAVFAKKKNLRLLLTGELPDPARGGLMMKTIAGGWLAQSRDNGRIARADLKVVTDRAPSDEELADALFAWTIAKHVKSNAIVYAKGGSTAGIGAGQMNRRDSARIAAVKAREAAESHGWASPRTVGSAVASDAFFPFADGLLAAVEAGATCVIQPGGSIRDDEVIAAANAAGLAMVFTGMRHFRH
- a CDS encoding YqaA family protein; the protein is MIQNMYNWTMEKSAHPHAEYWLALVSFVEASFFPIPPHPMLGLMCLANPQKAVRYALICTLASVAGGVFGYGIGFFLYESVGLWLLGVLGLTEAFPPAACYLREFGAEIILIKGATPIPFKLLTITAGFIHMNFWTFLWASMASRAFSFMLVGILFKLFGAPIKAFIDKYLVWVTGAFVVAVVAGFLVIGALSGDGEAKEADKCSGATLESIGLDRK